One Triticum dicoccoides isolate Atlit2015 ecotype Zavitan chromosome 5B, WEW_v2.0, whole genome shotgun sequence genomic window carries:
- the LOC119310663 gene encoding uncharacterized protein LOC119310663: MAPDPHPQPWRRRPWSDRVLFSIDMELPQHTMEGLELLLTAGAPRTGGKTNAPPGLLLPGSPLLHGRRSSGCHHTKGEEPKMNLSRLTVHDPTTKTATLSLEIGLLDGV, encoded by the exons ATGGCGCCAGATCCACATCCACAGCCATGGCGCCGGCGCCCATGGAGTGACCGTGTGCTTTTCTCCATAGACATGGAGCTCCCACAACACACCATGGAAGGCCTGGAGCTCCTTCTCACGGCAG GTGCACCGCGTACAGGAGGGAAGACCAACGCTCCTCCGGGTCTGCTTCTTCCCGGGTCGCCGTTGCTCCACGGAAG GAGAAGCTCAGGCTGCCACCACACAAAGGGAGAGGAACCCAAGATGAATCTATCCCGCCTTACTGTCCATGACCCGACGACAAAGACAGCTACTTTGAGCCTAG AGATAGGCCTCCTCGACGGTGTCTGA